A region of Sulfuricaulis sp. DNA encodes the following proteins:
- a CDS encoding rhodanese-like domain-containing protein yields the protein MTEAVKTLSPKEAHKFVQDYPNALLVDVRSHMEFLFVGHPAGAIHIPWIDEPDWKVNTNFVKMVRQAMLGGAAGAAPVVLICRSGVRSLEAGKVLIEAGISDVYNVAEGFEGQLDDSHHRSATGGWRFHGLPWEQC from the coding sequence ATGACCGAAGCCGTCAAAACCCTGAGCCCCAAAGAGGCGCACAAGTTCGTCCAGGACTATCCGAACGCGCTCTTGGTGGATGTGCGCTCGCACATGGAATTTCTGTTCGTCGGGCATCCCGCGGGCGCCATCCACATCCCCTGGATCGATGAACCCGATTGGAAGGTGAACACTAACTTCGTCAAAATGGTACGCCAGGCCATGCTGGGTGGGGCGGCTGGGGCCGCGCCGGTAGTGCTTATCTGCCGCAGCGGGGTGCGCTCACTGGAGGCCGGCAAGGTCCTGATCGAGGCCGGGATCAGCGATGTCTACAATGTGGCCGAAGGCTTCGAAGGCCAGCTGGACGACAGCCACCATCGCAGCGCGACGGGTGGCTGGCGCTTTCATGGCCTGCCGTGGGAGCAGTGCTGA
- the metF gene encoding methylenetetrahydrofolate reductase [NAD(P)H] — protein MDSRKKSPRSFSFEFFPPRNDDGRARLRETVEQLAQLQPKFFSVTFGAGGSTREGTYETVKNIQAQGQQAAPHISCIGTARADILALLDSYRKLGIRHLVALRGDLPKDAPKTGGDFHYANELVSFIRAETGDEFYLEVAAYPEFHPESPSPESDIRHFANKVKAGANSAMTQYFFNVDAYWRFVEECSALGVVVPIVPGIMPVTNYKQLAKFSDACGTEIPRWIRRRLEGYGDDLDSIRAFGLDVTTDLCDKLLEGGAPGLHFYTLNRAGPTCTVWERLGL, from the coding sequence ATGGACTCCCGGAAAAAATCCCCGCGCAGCTTCAGCTTCGAATTCTTCCCGCCACGCAACGACGACGGGCGTGCCAGGCTGCGTGAAACGGTAGAGCAACTGGCGCAACTCCAGCCCAAGTTTTTCTCCGTAACCTTCGGCGCCGGCGGCAGCACGCGCGAGGGCACCTACGAGACCGTCAAAAACATACAAGCCCAGGGCCAACAGGCGGCGCCACATATCTCCTGCATCGGCACCGCGCGCGCCGATATCCTGGCCTTGCTGGACTCCTACCGCAAACTTGGTATTCGCCATCTGGTCGCGCTGCGTGGTGATCTTCCCAAAGACGCGCCCAAAACCGGTGGTGATTTTCATTACGCCAACGAGCTGGTCAGCTTCATCCGCGCCGAAACCGGCGATGAGTTTTATCTCGAGGTGGCGGCTTACCCGGAGTTCCACCCCGAATCGCCCAGTCCCGAATCCGACATCCGCCACTTCGCAAACAAGGTGAAGGCTGGCGCCAATTCAGCCATGACCCAGTATTTTTTTAACGTGGATGCCTATTGGCGCTTCGTCGAAGAGTGCTCAGCGCTGGGGGTAGTGGTGCCGATCGTGCCAGGCATCATGCCAGTCACCAATTACAAACAACTTGCGAAATTTTCCGATGCCTGTGGCACCGAGATTCCGCGCTGGATCCGCCGGCGGCTGGAAGGCTATGGTGACGATCTAGATTCCATCCGCGCCTTCGGCCTCGACGTCACCACCGACCTGTGCGACAAGTTGCTCGAGGGCGGGGCGCCCGGGCTGCATTTCTACACACTGAACCGTGCCGGGCCAACCTGCACCGTGTGGGAGCGGCTCGGACTCTGA
- a CDS encoding ATP-binding protein, which translates to MRSAGSAIMDFSMIRPGDRVLLGLSGGKDSLSLLHVLLELRDKAPVRFELGAATVDPCIEGFDPSFLKDYVSALDVPYFYRRQDIVGRALKTMRGDSFCAYCSRMRRGILYATARDQGYNVLALAHHLDDLAESFLMSAFYGGSLRTMKAHYVNDAGDLRIIRPFVYARERQTRDFALRAGLPAIMDNCPACFSMPSQRMHIKSLLSDQEKTQKGLFSNLLTAIRPLMSERAPK; encoded by the coding sequence ATGCGGTCCGCCGGCTCGGCGATCATGGATTTTTCCATGATACGCCCGGGGGATCGTGTCCTGCTCGGACTTTCCGGTGGCAAGGACAGTTTGTCGCTATTGCATGTGCTGCTCGAGCTGCGCGACAAGGCCCCGGTACGCTTCGAGCTCGGCGCGGCCACGGTCGATCCCTGCATCGAGGGCTTCGACCCTTCCTTCCTGAAAGACTACGTCTCGGCTCTGGATGTTCCCTATTTTTACCGGCGCCAGGATATTGTCGGTCGGGCGCTCAAGACCATGCGCGGGGATTCCTTCTGCGCCTACTGTTCACGCATGCGCCGCGGCATATTGTATGCGACCGCGCGCGACCAGGGATACAACGTGCTGGCGCTGGCACATCATCTGGACGACCTCGCCGAATCATTTCTGATGAGCGCCTTCTATGGCGGCAGCCTGCGCACCATGAAGGCGCACTACGTGAATGATGCTGGCGATCTGCGCATCATCCGGCCTTTTGTGTATGCGCGTGAGCGTCAGACTCGTGATTTTGCCCTTCGCGCCGGGCTTCCCGCCATCATGGATAACTGCCCGGCCTGTTTCAGCATGCCCAGCCAACGCATGCACATTAAGTCCCTGCTTTCAGATCAGGAAAAGACACAAAAAGGATTATTTTCCAATTTATTGACTGCAATTCGACCACTTATGTCTGAAAGAGCACCGAAATGA
- the metK gene encoding methionine adenosyltransferase produces the protein MSDSFLFTSESVSEGHPDKVCDQISDAVLDSILKQDKTARVACETLVKNNLVVLAGEITTKANVDFDKVARDVIRHIGYTDEMGFGPDSCTVLTAIGRQSPDIAAGVDEGKGLDLEQGAGDQGLMFGYATNETDVLMPMPITLAHRLVKRQAEIRKSKLNWLRPDAKSQVTVKYVDNRPAGIDAVVLSTQHAPGVKYDTLKEAVIEEIVKPVMPKEWLTKDTKYFINPTGSFEIGGPVGDAGLTGRKIIVDTYGGMARHGGGAFSGKDPTKVDRSAAYAGRYVAKNIVAAGLATRCEIQIAYAIGVAKPVSVHVDTFGTGAIPDAKIAELVTKHFDLRPKGIVLMLDLLRPVYLATAAYGHFGRTEAGFSWERTDKAEVLREAAGIKARSAAIG, from the coding sequence ATGTCGGACAGTTTTCTTTTTACTTCTGAATCGGTATCCGAAGGTCATCCGGACAAGGTCTGCGATCAGATCTCGGACGCCGTGCTCGATTCAATCCTGAAACAGGACAAGACCGCGCGCGTGGCCTGCGAAACCCTCGTCAAGAATAATCTCGTGGTACTCGCCGGCGAGATTACGACCAAAGCCAACGTGGATTTCGACAAGGTGGCGCGCGACGTGATACGCCACATCGGCTACACCGACGAGATGGGTTTTGGCCCGGACAGCTGCACCGTGCTGACGGCGATTGGCCGCCAATCTCCCGACATCGCCGCCGGCGTGGACGAAGGCAAAGGCCTCGACCTTGAACAGGGCGCTGGAGACCAGGGCCTGATGTTCGGCTACGCGACAAACGAAACCGACGTGCTCATGCCCATGCCGATCACGCTGGCGCATCGCCTTGTAAAGCGCCAGGCCGAGATACGCAAAAGCAAACTCAACTGGCTGCGCCCGGACGCCAAGTCACAAGTCACCGTGAAGTACGTGGACAACCGGCCGGCCGGCATCGACGCCGTGGTGCTCTCGACCCAGCACGCGCCAGGCGTCAAGTACGACACCCTCAAGGAAGCCGTGATCGAGGAAATCGTGAAACCGGTGATGCCGAAAGAATGGCTTACCAAGGACACCAAGTATTTCATCAACCCGACCGGCTCGTTTGAAATCGGCGGCCCGGTGGGTGACGCCGGACTGACCGGCCGCAAGATTATTGTCGACACCTACGGCGGCATGGCCCGTCACGGCGGCGGCGCCTTCTCCGGCAAGGACCCGACCAAGGTTGACCGTTCTGCTGCTTATGCCGGGCGCTATGTCGCCAAAAACATCGTTGCGGCCGGTCTGGCCACACGGTGCGAGATCCAGATCGCCTACGCCATCGGCGTCGCCAAACCGGTATCGGTGCATGTCGACACCTTCGGCACCGGCGCAATTCCGGACGCAAAGATTGCCGAACTCGTGACCAAACATTTCGACCTGCGCCCCAAGGGTATCGTGCTGATGCTCGACTTGTTGCGCCCGGTGTACCTCGCGACCGCCGCCTATGGCCATTTCGGCCGCACCGAGGCCGGCTTCAGCTGGGAACGCACCGACAAGGCTGAAGTATTGCGTGAGGCCGCTGGCATCAAGGCGCGGAGCGCCGCCATCGGCTAA
- a CDS encoding RMD1 family protein gives MRACFLGERLNLRGLPEPAVTLGPLTVPAGEAGMAVMFRYGAVVLFNLSETEQKYFLKELRPRVESPLRRMETEEAQLYVVGKQPEGVTPEGIGIADLAQARLQIVAIALARSVALAYYENAMAVAFDLIEPLARRLENPRGGGRRLRELLRHIGGSLLVQQRIIGRVEIQDKPDLLWDHPEVERLYLHLENEYELRERNTVLERKLALINQTAEAVLNLMQNRSMLRVEWYIVILIIVSVLLSIYSMLPGH, from the coding sequence GTGCGCGCCTGTTTTTTGGGCGAGCGCCTGAACCTGCGCGGCCTACCTGAGCCCGCCGTCACGCTCGGCCCGCTGACAGTGCCGGCCGGAGAAGCGGGAATGGCGGTGATGTTTCGTTACGGCGCGGTGGTACTTTTCAACCTGAGCGAAACAGAGCAGAAATATTTTCTCAAGGAACTGCGGCCGCGTGTGGAAAGCCCGCTGCGCCGCATGGAAACCGAGGAAGCTCAGCTCTACGTTGTCGGCAAACAACCCGAGGGTGTCACGCCCGAGGGGATTGGCATTGCCGACCTGGCGCAGGCGCGCCTCCAGATCGTGGCCATTGCGCTCGCGCGCAGCGTGGCACTGGCCTATTACGAAAACGCCATGGCGGTCGCCTTCGACCTGATCGAACCATTGGCACGACGCCTGGAGAACCCGCGTGGCGGCGGGCGGCGGCTGCGTGAGTTGCTGCGACACATCGGTGGCAGCCTGCTGGTACAGCAGCGCATAATTGGCCGCGTGGAGATCCAGGACAAGCCCGACCTGCTGTGGGACCACCCGGAGGTCGAGCGCCTGTATTTGCACCTTGAAAATGAGTATGAGCTGCGAGAGCGCAACACAGTGCTCGAACGCAAGCTCGCCCTCATCAATCAAACCGCCGAAGCCGTGTTAAATCTCATGCAGAACCGGAGCATGCTGCGGGTTGAATGGTATATCGTGATACTGATCATCGTCTCCGTGCTGCTGTCGATCTATTCCATGTTACCGGGCCACTAA
- the ahcY gene encoding adenosylhomocysteinase, whose translation MNAVINPKFSDYKVADINLAPWGRKEIEIAETEMPGLMALRGEYGAKQPLKGARVAGSLHMTIQTAVLIETLKALGADIRWASCNIYSTQDHAASAIAASGTPVFAFKGETLEEYWDYTHRIFEWTDGGAPNMILDDGGDATLLITLGSRAEKDATLISKPTCEEERVLFASIKKRLETKPGWYSNILKNIRGVTEETTTGVHRLYQMEKEGRLPFPAFNVNDSVTKSKFDNLYGCRESLIDGIKRATDVMIAGKICLVLGYGDVGKGCAQAFRGMGATVWVTEIDPICALQASMEGYRVVTMDEAAALADIFVTATGNVHVINHDHMKAMKNEAIVCNIGHFDSEIDIASLEKNYKWEEIKPQVDHVIFPDGKKIIVLAKGRLVNLGCATGHPSFVMSASFSNQTIAQMELFQNTAKYEKKVYVLPKKLDEKVARLHLKKIGAHLTPLSKVQADYISVPIDGPYKPDHYRY comes from the coding sequence ATGAACGCAGTCATCAATCCGAAGTTCTCCGATTATAAAGTCGCCGACATCAACCTCGCCCCCTGGGGCCGCAAGGAAATCGAGATCGCCGAGACCGAAATGCCCGGTCTCATGGCGTTGCGCGGGGAATACGGCGCCAAGCAGCCATTGAAGGGCGCGCGCGTGGCCGGCTCGCTACACATGACCATCCAGACCGCGGTGCTGATCGAGACGCTCAAGGCGCTCGGCGCCGACATCCGCTGGGCCTCGTGCAACATCTACTCCACCCAGGATCATGCCGCCTCCGCGATCGCCGCGTCCGGCACACCGGTATTCGCCTTCAAGGGCGAGACCCTCGAGGAATACTGGGACTATACCCATCGTATTTTCGAGTGGACCGACGGTGGTGCCCCCAACATGATTCTCGACGATGGCGGCGACGCCACGCTGCTGATCACGCTTGGTTCGCGCGCCGAGAAGGACGCCACGCTCATCAGCAAACCCACCTGCGAAGAAGAACGCGTTCTGTTCGCCTCGATTAAAAAGCGTCTCGAAACCAAACCCGGCTGGTATTCGAACATTCTCAAGAACATCCGTGGCGTCACCGAAGAGACAACCACGGGCGTGCATCGCCTGTACCAGATGGAAAAAGAGGGACGGTTACCGTTCCCCGCGTTCAACGTCAACGATTCCGTCACCAAATCCAAATTCGACAATCTGTACGGCTGTCGCGAATCGCTCATCGATGGCATCAAACGCGCCACCGATGTCATGATCGCTGGCAAGATCTGCCTCGTGCTCGGCTATGGCGACGTCGGCAAGGGCTGCGCGCAGGCCTTTCGCGGCATGGGCGCGACCGTGTGGGTGACCGAGATCGACCCAATCTGCGCACTACAGGCCTCGATGGAAGGTTACCGCGTGGTGACCATGGATGAGGCGGCGGCACTGGCCGACATATTCGTCACCGCCACCGGTAACGTGCATGTCATCAACCATGACCATATGAAAGCGATGAAGAACGAGGCCATCGTGTGCAACATCGGCCACTTCGACTCCGAGATCGACATCGCTTCGCTCGAGAAAAACTACAAATGGGAGGAGATCAAGCCGCAGGTGGATCACGTGATCTTCCCCGACGGCAAGAAGATCATTGTGCTGGCCAAGGGGCGGCTGGTGAACCTGGGCTGCGCCACCGGCCATCCCTCGTTCGTAATGTCGGCATCGTTCTCGAACCAAACTATTGCGCAGATGGAGCTGTTTCAGAATACCGCCAAGTACGAAAAAAAGGTGTACGTGCTGCCAAAGAAGCTCGACGAGAAAGTGGCGCGCCTGCATTTGAAGAAGATCGGCGCGCATCTTACTCCGCTCTCCAAGGTCCAGGCCGATTACATCAGCGTGCCAATCGACGGCCCGTACAAGCCGGACCACTATCGTTATTAA